CCGGGCGCTGCGTTTCGGCGGTGCCTTCAGTGGCCCGCCGGTGCCCCGCGGAGGGATCCACGTCTACCCGTGGATGTCCGGGAAGAAACGAAATCACAGTTAGTCACTCGCTGGCATCCCGTTTGTAACGAACGATCAATAAACCTTATTTCACTTTTCTCCAACAATAATATAAAGGGAACAATGATTTTTATAatgataaaaagaaagaaaacaatggCGACTTAGCCTGAGTCTGTTACAACCGCgtcagctgtccgtaggacgcGCACAGTGGGACACTTTACATAGCAATTGCGGAAAAATCTCATTACTTCGATGTAtcccaatatttttttaacacttttctttatattatttcttaatagtCAAGCGTTATACGGACAGgaacaataataaaattaaaacatctataacaaataaaattacaataaaCCCCGTAAATATTCGATACACAAAAACCATTCATGATAATTGATCAGTGGCTTGATGAATCTTTGTATGCTGGCTCAGAATCAAGTGATAATTCGAATGTTTCAGATATTCGTGATAGTGATTTTGATATTGATGCTCAACATGACCCCGATTACATAGAAATATCTGAAAGCGATAGTGCTCATTCCAGCGACAGCGATGTGGTTCCATTtattcaaacgaaaattttatgATTGCACAAAATGGTAAACTTTGGTCGAAGGAGCCAAAGAATAGTTCAAAATTTCCGCTACACAATATAATACATTTTACTCCAGGACCAAAAAGAAAAGGTGAGCTAATCACGCTTTTGGATGCTTGGAAATCAATCACAATTTCGAATAATACTGACGAAATAATTATTTGCACTAATGTCGAAGCAACACGTGTGTGTTCCCTAAAAAAACATAGCAATCTGTCGAGAAAGATGAGATGGATGCATTTTTTGGGCTATTACTTATGGCAGGTGTTCTAAAAAGTTGAGACGTACCAGTCAGGGAACTTTTTTTAGGTAAACATTCAAACCCAATTTTTAAAGCGTGTATGTCTGTCAACAGATTTGAAGATATCAAAAGATTTTTGAGATTTGATAACAAAAGAACACGAAATGAAAGATTAAAATCAGATAAATTGGCTCCTATTTCTTACGTATGGACTTTGTTTTTGAAACAGTGTGGGGCAGTAAtggcaggggagaccggggctagatgttacaggagcaggttgttacaaaagcagtttcaatttttttcgcttggactatcacttcgacgatgaagtgactgatgtgtttcaaccatacacagttgtgtatgttgtttgtttgtagtcggttcacgcattgtcactttattacagttttttgtgttttcggtattaatagtaacttttctctttctacttcaatcttttctaccgagcagacagataaatgtatgtaaattaatattaccacgtttgaatcagtgttcctttagctatagattcgtaccaagaacataagaatacactaaactggtatgaacttatagctttgtatacacaatggtgtcaaccggggcaagttgttacacaagacaagaggcatgttgttacagagggaaaagggcatgttgttacattgtatttagtaattaatttattaattttacccTTTAGTTACCACGAGTCACTGTAGTAGCTTCCCGCtaaaacctaaaaagattttattaaaaagttttaaaaaggaaactaaTGACATAAAACAAACATACAGTAAACAAAAGGCatatgagaaataaaaccaccaaaaaaaaatagacacgagtccccgtatgaaacggacgacggtaattagtgcaactgatttcagtagttttttattctttttaaaatagatttttttattgtatatttattgtaataaattcctaccattaataaatttacttctgtccaagaaaatataattatattactcataataagcctcgtttcgtaaaatttaatcctatAACAACTtaccctactcggggcacgttgttacaacatgtctcgaccttcaaaatggcttgtttgaaagtcatggttttcgtttaattacatgcgatagcggtcatcggtagaggaaagaacgtactttaagtgagagtcattgatagtattgaatatggaatgcaaaaaaaaaataagaaataaaaaactgaaaaatgtaacaactagccccggtctcccctaccaaaAATCTTTGTCACAATCGATGAACAATTAGTTAGTTTTCGAGGAAGATGTGGATTTATCCAGTATATGCGGAGCAAACCGACGAAGTATGGTATAAAGTTCTTCTGGCTATGTGAATCTGATACAGAGTATGCAATAGATGTCCAAATTTATGTTGGAAAGCAATCTGGAGGCGAAGTGCATCGAAATTCGGGAATGAACACTGTACTTTTCACTAAGGTCGATGCCACATAGATTGGCCGGTGACTTTCGCGagaggtattctcccaccacacagtttgcctgcctcggtgccttttttcaacgttttctgactcgcattctttccatctcgctctcgccttcgcagaacaagagtgagccagaagtggtggggatagtgccaagtttctggcgtgtaggccaaaccgagctgtcagcgtaaaaatacacacatcagaataggtgtgcgttagctccgaacaaattcaggagctttattggtcagaacattgattcggatggtttcgctaatgtatatcataacatataattaagtaattaataaatgttttcacaTGCGTCAGCTACAAATCCGTGAAAAAGTAGTTTGTTGTTACCGAACTTATGAACGGCCAAAATTTAAGTATTCCTTGCACGCgtatattaatgtaagaaaaatatattcaaataagttaaaaaataattgtaaattcactatttaaaaaaattgcatcgaattttgtattaaattcataataattatggggGTTAATAATCGGTACTCGTAAAATGTATGATTTCCTGTTATTGACACGAGATGCCATGTCATGTTTTCATGTCGCGTGTTTTGTCAGTTTGCATCGTAACCCCAAAAAAGAAGATGTCTAGTAAAGAGTATAATCGACGAAGAAACTATTCCCAACAACAGTTGGAAAATGCTTTGGCAGCTATAACAAATGGTCATAGCATTAGAAGTGTGAGTAAATCATATGACATTCCAAAAACGACACTTCTTTATAAATATAACGGAAAAATACCGTTAACGAAACGTGTTGGTCCACCTACAATTATATCAAATAACGAAGAAAAAGAACTTGTCAAATGGTTATTCCATGTAAGGAAACATGGCCATCCTGTTACAAAACTACCGCTAATCAATAGCGTAGCAGCGTTAATAAAACATTTAGACCGGAAGACACCGTTTAAAAATGGTCGTCCTGGACGAGGGGTTTTTACGATGTCATCCTGAAGTTTCTGAAAGAGTGGCTCAGAATTTAACTTACAGTAGGACATCATTAAAGGACCATGCAATTCGTGGGTGGTTTATTGAATCAGGATCTTACTTAACAGAAAAAGGTCTTATAGGAATTCATGGATCACGAATATTTAATTGCGATGAATCCTCATTTCTTTTAAGCCCTAAAAGTGACTGTGTCTTGGCTCAAAGAGGTatgaaaactatttttaatgttattaataataacgaACAAGAATGTTTAACTGTACTTTTCGTCGTTAATGTAAATGGTACTTTAGTTCCTCCGATGGTAATGTTTAATTATGAACGTCTACCATCCAGTATTAGCGAAAGTGTACCAAATTATTGGGGTATTGGAAAATCAACAAATGGTTGGATGACGAGTGAGAATTTCTATGAATATATAACAAATATATTCGACCCATGGCTAACTGTAAATAATATGAAACGACCAGTTGTATTATATTTAGATGGGCACTCTTCTCATCTGACAATGCATTTAAGTACTTTTTGTTGCAACAAACAAATAGAATTAATTGCTCTGTACCCTAATGCTACTCGTGTTATGTAACCGTTGGATGTTGGATGTTTTAAACCAAAAGGTGAATGGAAGAAGGCTGCAAGTCAATGGCGAATGGATAATGATGGCAAGCGAATGAGAAAAGAATGTTTTGCACCAATTCTTCAAAATACATTGGAGGCGATTGATTTGCCTAAAATAATTCCTAATGCCTTCAAGAAATGTGGCTTCATCCATTCAATCCAGGGGCTATtgattatacaaaaataaatcgtGAGAAGTCTAATACTACAACTGCAATAAATCAAGATATtgaagaaacaaataaatttttacaaaaatttgaatCAGATATTGGAGTAATCTAATTGCAAGATTTTCGCAACGCAGAGTCCATAGGAAAATGGCAAGGATGTAACAAACCcccaaaataataatacttatattcttactattcttacTTTTATAAGATGTGTTTagcgttaatattaatattagctcaGAGTACCGCGAGATGCGAatgcgatgaaagagagaattGAGTGATGAGGAGTGGGAGAAAACTaaacgcatgcgcgatcctcagtcgatcggcggatcggcgagagcAAGGATCGAGAGCAGTGATGTGTGCATAACGATGAGTGGGGTAaccgagcgttccacgcgcgcctgcgcactgACCAGTcgctctgtagaccgactggagAGTGGATCATGCGAATGGAGAATAACCGATGTGCAATAATCAAAAcccattcctattggtgcgctcccagtactcagaatatgtataaatacgggcacgatagACCAGAGAAATTCATTCCATTCTATTCGATTCATTCGATGCCAGTCGAGAATTCTATTCCAGACATTCTATTCCATGCGTTCAATACTTAAGGATCATTTGAAGCTAATAGCTGATCtcaacataaattaatgctccaactttggaagccgctttgtaggcccctcggttctgtcgagcgtcccaaccaaagccattgtcgctaagtttgacgagacgttcCAGCCGTGGAAGCTGctttgtaggccccttagtttgttgaagcaaagttattaattcttattctctGGTTAGTAacattactcctgagcaacgtgggactgagTACATTCCAGGTGGCAATAtctgcccctgatgaaacggagaaacAATTGAGAGCAAATCTTAACTTaaacatattcaattcctaaatcctaaGCTACTAATATAATTCTATTATCCTTCTATATCGCCCAAAGAGTCACTATCCATAAGTTAATCCCTTTCAATCGACTAAGACGTCgctattagttatttaagttacttTACTTCAAATCGATCGATCAAACGGCCACTCTTTTGTACCGACCAGGAGTTgcaacccaagacgatcaactaTATTCTTTGTAGCGACCGAGAGCCGCAACCTAACCactctaatttctttaatatcatAAAGCGTTAATTTTGTTGTTTGTATAATCAAGAGGTGTTTTAttgaataaacactattaagattaattcttgttcttgaattttaattctttatcgcacgccacacGAACCGATCCCAAAATCCTGTAACTCGCGTCAACGTCACGCCTAGAAACGTTACAAGGATATATACAGCATGAAAGCTTATTTACATTTTGGTTAAATGCAAAGAACAATACAAGTAAATCTCTCCTTTTTTGcgtaaaatttaattctaaCTAATTTTTATTgtgctttctttctttgttatatTCCTTCATTAGTTTCTTTTTCCTATCTTGATTTCCATTAAGCTATAACATTTGAAGTAACACCTTCCAATTCTGAGATAATGAGTGTACCGGTCCTAAATGATATTCCTGGGGTTATCAATAACTCAACAGTACATGAGATAGGAGACAATGTTAAAAAACAACTCACATGATACActtataattccattagaaGACTTTGTAGAGGGTACAGATTTAACAATTGATATTGCTAACAAAGATCTTGATGTCGATAAAACTGTTGATTGGAATATGGACATTTGTGATTCAGCAATTGTATGCATAAATGTTCCTATTGTAGTTAATGCTAATCACGATGAATCAGTGATTGGTATGTATTTAATTCACACCAACAATTTTATCATGAATTATATCCAGtggtaaattaatatttatatttttgtatccaTTAGTACATTCGCCAATAGTGGCTGAAAAAGATAGTTTATTGACACCGTCGCAGTGTCAGATAACAGAGCACTCATCTCCAGAAGTAGAAAGGTCATCAAATGGTCATGCAGTATTAGTTGACTCCGGTTAGAAAAAAATTACCCATTACACAACTTTGACTAAATTATAATGAATGAGAACATATGTACCTATTACATTCGAATTTTTGAGACTTTGTAGTTTATCATAAACACACTTTTTTAGGAACCGATACCCCGAGTCTTCTCATTCCTTCAGATGTACCACTGCCTTTTAAAGAAACATTATTTTGGCCAAGAGAGAAACCCATGAAGATTAATCGAAACATAAAAGACAAAATCCCATGAGTTGCTACTTCACAATAATGGCGAGTTTATCATTTGCAAAAGGAGGAAGATAAGCTCCGAAAACAACAAGAACTAGAAGACCGCAAACGAAGATGGCAAGATGTCGCTGAAGAAAAAAACGGATACAAGATGAAGAAGCTAAACGTCAGCATCAATTAAAAAAAgcagaaaaagaacaaaaaaagaaTACATACAAAAGGCATACatcaaaaggaaagaaaaaacgaagttaaatataaaataaaaagcagatttttgcattgaattacaataattatttaataataaaaactattGTAATAAAGACtgttgcaaattattttgttttgtactaattattttataaacatcCTTTTCCGATGCAGTCATTAATTGGGACATTAGATTGCATATCCCGATCCATGACACGGTATTCCACGCATTATGTACGAGTCAATGATCCAGTCCGACATAGGTCACTATTTGGGACTTAGAGAGAATTGAGGGTCAAAATTAGGTACACGTGcaccatataatatatttattattaataattatattcgaacaatttcattataaaaaggggcctttttcatactggaaaagaaccagccatataataggctattaatgagtaactaaacaacagccacacagctacgttacagacggagccgagcagcgttcacgttaccccaccatacccttagGGGGCCGTGCAACTCCAACGGACAAATTCacaatcgtcaggtggtggtggttgatttctcctcgatcgctgctcgcgaaaacgaattcaccggtcaatatatctggcttcgacattagtagatggtatctgtTTTCAATAGTACTATCTAGAGCTCGGAGGAATGCGGAGCATTCTTTATAAACATAAAACAGTTAATGAAGACTTGAAATATTAGGTAGCTCCATTTTAAGTTGTTTAGTAGGATTATAGTGTAGTGGtttcgaaaattatttatactacgaataagctgagactatacacattcgaaatacatgagGTACAAACTTATACATATCTAAGGCAAAAATACCAGTGCCCGGCCATGTCCCAGTACCTGAACAGTAAcgcgaattttatttatttttaagcttAATTTTTAATGTAACTCGAAACAAAAAATAGTACCATAATGCATAAGTATTTAGCAAcattaattaaaatcattgtGACGGTCGTTCCTCCGAGGATAAGGATTTATGGTGGTAGACTCAACCGGTACGCCAGGGTTTGACGAGATCCTTATACAGTGATGAAACTGCGTTTATTGACTTGCCCCAGAGTTGCTATGTACAATATTTACACGCTTGCTTTAATTGCTTCTAGACGCGTTCTCGTGGCGGTTGGTTTCGGTTGGGTGGTACGCTAGCGCGTCTCGCTATCGGAACGGGCTGGAGATCTGACCACGGCCGGGCGTCTCTTTTTCGAAACGGTCGGGGAAGAGATGGGCGACTTCCAGG
This region of Andrena cerasifolii isolate SP2316 chromosome 4, iyAndCera1_principal, whole genome shotgun sequence genomic DNA includes:
- the LOC143368116 gene encoding uncharacterized protein LOC143368116, whose amino-acid sequence is MDICDSAIVCINVPIVVNANHDESVIVHSPIVAEKDSLLTPSQCQITEHSSPEVERSSNGHAVLVDSGTDTPSLLIPSDVPLPFKETLFWPREKPMKINRNIKDKIP